A genome region from Paralichthys olivaceus isolate ysfri-2021 chromosome 6, ASM2471397v2, whole genome shotgun sequence includes the following:
- the rpl10 gene encoding large ribosomal subunit protein uL16, translating into MGRRPARCYRYCKNKPYPKSRFCRGVPDPKIRIFDLGRKRAKVDEFPLCGHMVSDEYEQLSSEALEAARICANKYMVKTCGKDGFHIRMRLHPFHVIRINKMLSCAGADRLQTGMRGAFGKPQGTVARVNIGQVIMSVRTKAQNKEHVVEALRRAKFKFPGRQKIHISKKYGFTKFNACDFDEMMAEKRLISDGCGVKYIPSRGPLSRWKALHAV; encoded by the exons ATGGGCCGCCGACCAGCCCGCTG CTACCGTTACTGCAAGAACAAGCCCTACCCCAAGTCCCGTTTCTGCAGGGGTGTGCCTG ATCCTAAGATCAGAATCTTTGACTTGGGCAGGAAGAGGGCCAAGGTAGATGAGTTCCCCCTGTGCGGCCACATGGTCTCTGATGAGTATGAGCAGTTGTCCTCAGAAG CTCTGGAGGCAGCTCGTATCTGTGCTAACAAGTACATGGTGAAGACCTGTGGTAAGGACGGTTTCCACATCCGCATGCGCCTGCATCCCTTCCACGTCATCCGCATCAACAAAATGTTGTCCTGTGCTGGAGCTGATAG GCTCCAGACTGGAATGCGCGGTGCTTTTGGAAAACCCCAGGGCACTGTGGCCCGTGTGAACATCGGTCAGGTGATCATGTCTGTGCGCACCAAGGCCCAGAACAAGGAGCATGTGGTTGAGGCTCTGCGCAGAGCCAAGTTTAAGTTCCCTGGACGCCAGAAG ATCCATATCTCCAAGAAGTATGGCTTCACCAAGTTCAACGCCTGCGACTTTGATGAAATGATGGCTGAGAAGCGTTTGATCTCAGATGGCTGTGGGGTGAAGTACATCCCCAGCAGAGGCCCCCTGTCCCGCTGGAAGGCTCTTCATGCTGTGTAG